A single window of Nocardia sp. NBC_01327 DNA harbors:
- a CDS encoding alpha/beta-hydrolase family protein, with the protein MPRVGTTVGVVFGVLASLAPGLLPRTPTAQAVVTAVLVLLGLAVVGLGRIVLRRMGFHGIAARWRGAALVVAGAAVLVAMAQAQDWQNRLRGAMGVSAVGPWYWVQWAVGSALITGVVVGGILGIRWVVRRLGRMRSLALLLGAGVAAQFVVVPTVVDWRKAAYASANAFVDPGLSQPISSSRSGSPVSAASWPSLGAQGRKFVAGTPAQAVRVYVGLNSAPDLNARVALVIRELERSGGLQRGNLVVTVPTGSGWIDGEAAAGLDRRFGGDVTLVGLQYSEAPSWATFVFGRKAAEQSARALFDAVEQRISTLPQRPKLYVYGQSLGALGGSSIFTDDADQARRTCAVLWAGPPAGAVHRSGATILANASDPVVRWSPALLWRAPNLTGTRPDAPVPGWIPFVSFIQTSADLLGALDAPSGHGHRYGTDQGTALGSC; encoded by the coding sequence ATGCCCCGGGTGGGGACCACGGTGGGGGTGGTGTTCGGGGTGCTGGCTTCGCTGGCGCCGGGGTTGTTGCCGCGGACCCCGACCGCGCAGGCGGTCGTGACCGCGGTGCTGGTGCTACTCGGCCTGGCCGTGGTGGGGCTCGGGCGGATTGTCCTGCGGCGGATGGGGTTCCATGGCATAGCGGCGCGGTGGCGAGGAGCAGCGCTGGTGGTGGCCGGGGCGGCGGTGCTTGTCGCGATGGCGCAGGCACAGGATTGGCAGAACCGGCTGCGAGGCGCGATGGGGGTGTCGGCCGTCGGTCCCTGGTACTGGGTGCAGTGGGCGGTCGGATCGGCGCTGATCACCGGGGTGGTGGTCGGCGGGATTCTCGGAATCCGCTGGGTGGTGCGGCGATTGGGCCGGATGCGCAGTCTGGCGCTGCTGCTGGGTGCCGGGGTGGCGGCACAGTTCGTGGTGGTGCCCACCGTTGTCGACTGGCGGAAGGCGGCCTATGCGTCGGCGAATGCCTTTGTCGATCCGGGCCTGTCACAACCGATTTCGTCGTCGAGGTCGGGTAGCCCGGTGTCGGCAGCGAGCTGGCCGTCTCTGGGCGCGCAGGGGCGCAAGTTCGTGGCCGGGACTCCGGCGCAGGCGGTGCGGGTGTATGTGGGATTGAATTCCGCGCCGGATCTGAATGCGCGGGTGGCGCTGGTCATTCGAGAGCTGGAGCGCTCGGGCGGACTGCAGCGCGGGAATCTGGTGGTCACCGTGCCGACCGGGTCGGGCTGGATCGACGGCGAGGCGGCCGCCGGTCTCGATCGGCGCTTCGGCGGCGATGTGACGCTGGTCGGACTCCAGTATTCGGAGGCGCCCAGCTGGGCGACCTTCGTGTTCGGCCGCAAGGCCGCCGAACAGTCCGCCCGCGCCCTGTTCGATGCTGTCGAACAACGGATTTCGACACTGCCGCAGCGGCCGAAGCTGTACGTCTACGGTCAGAGCCTCGGCGCACTGGGCGGCAGTTCGATCTTCACCGATGATGCCGATCAGGCGCGCCGCACCTGCGCGGTGCTGTGGGCCGGACCGCCTGCCGGTGCGGTACACCGCAGCGGCGCAACGATTCTCGCGAACGCGTCCGACCCCGTGGTCCGCTGGTCTCCGGCATTGTTGTGGCGCGCACCGAATCTCACCGGCACCCGCCCGGATGCCCCTGTCCCCGGCTGGATTCCCTTCGTCAGCTTCATTCAGACCAGTGCGGATCTGCTCGGGGCCCTCGACGCTCCCTCCGGGCACGGCCACCGCTACGGCACCGATCAGGGCACGGCACTCGGCAGCTGCTGA
- a CDS encoding sensor histidine kinase has product MVGKLAKSGRSPASRQRARQWFDGFTVLVAIIFIAVAWPTLHITHQVPAAAQPFIAGFAAFPILLMRVNPALGWAVSAGSALLISLAVPHQHGNSLPFQVVHILCLFALVFAVAVRSPMQIVGVAWLATSLLFATTMAATGDSFAQAGLGWPIAITGLVVLGLLVRWVVVSRQALLKQAEETDLERARRAILEEKARIARDLHDVVAHHMSMVVVQAQTAPYRIDGLSPEAREEFESIGTGARAALNEIRGLLGVLRSDGQLPEHAPQPAAADVLTLLEGARRAGVPLTWTIDGSLDLVPATTGLALYRIVQESLANTSRHAPGAPVWVRIASTTALTLSITNDRPHGPGHGDQSGGSGIAGMQARALAVGGTLTAAPRPDGGFEVRAELPLIAVVGDGSATAVLGSDALAGM; this is encoded by the coding sequence ATGGTCGGTAAATTGGCGAAGAGTGGGCGCTCGCCGGCGTCACGGCAGCGGGCGCGGCAGTGGTTCGACGGATTCACGGTGCTGGTCGCGATCATCTTCATCGCGGTCGCGTGGCCGACGCTGCACATCACCCATCAGGTGCCGGCGGCGGCGCAGCCCTTCATCGCCGGGTTCGCGGCCTTCCCGATTCTGCTCATGCGGGTGAATCCCGCTCTGGGATGGGCGGTTTCGGCCGGATCGGCGCTGCTCATCTCGCTCGCGGTGCCGCATCAGCACGGGAACAGTCTGCCGTTCCAGGTGGTGCACATCCTGTGCCTGTTCGCGCTGGTGTTCGCGGTGGCGGTGCGCTCGCCCATGCAGATCGTGGGCGTGGCGTGGCTGGCCACCTCGCTGCTGTTCGCCACCACCATGGCGGCCACCGGGGACAGTTTCGCGCAGGCCGGCCTGGGCTGGCCGATCGCCATTACCGGCCTGGTGGTGCTGGGTCTGCTGGTGCGCTGGGTGGTGGTGTCCCGGCAGGCGCTGCTCAAGCAGGCCGAGGAGACGGATCTGGAGCGGGCCCGCCGCGCCATCCTCGAGGAGAAGGCGCGCATCGCCCGCGACCTGCACGATGTGGTCGCGCACCATATGTCCATGGTGGTGGTGCAGGCGCAGACCGCGCCCTACCGCATCGACGGATTGTCGCCGGAGGCGCGCGAGGAGTTCGAATCCATCGGTACGGGCGCCCGGGCCGCGCTCAACGAGATTCGCGGACTGCTGGGGGTGCTGCGCAGTGACGGTCAGCTGCCCGAGCACGCACCTCAGCCCGCCGCCGCCGATGTGCTGACCCTGCTCGAGGGCGCCCGCCGCGCCGGGGTGCCGCTCACCTGGACCATCGACGGCAGTCTCGACCTCGTGCCCGCGACCACCGGGCTCGCGCTGTACCGCATTGTGCAGGAGTCGCTGGCGAATACGTCGCGGCACGCACCCGGTGCGCCGGTGTGGGTGCGGATCGCCAGCACAACCGCGCTGACCCTGTCAATCACCAATGATCGCCCGCACGGTCCGGGCCACGGCGATCAGTCCGGCGGCAGTGGCATCGCAGGGATGCAGGCGAGGGCGCTGGCGGTCGGCGGGACACTCACTGCCGCACCGCGTCCCGACGGCGGATTCGAGGTGCGCGCCGAACTGCCGCTGATTGCTGTTGTCGGAGACGGAAGCGCGACGGCTGTACTGGGATCCGACGCACTGGCCGGAATGTAG
- a CDS encoding response regulator transcription factor produces the protein MAITVLIADDQAMVRQGFGALLSAQPDISVIGDAPDGKTAVAEAKRLRPDVVLMDVRMPEMNGLDAARAILSAGFDPPVRVLMLTTFDIDDYVYEALGIGASGFLLKDAPAEELVRAVRVVAAGDALLAPTVTRRLIADVTRRRNRRAPAPALSVLTPREREVLELVARGLSNAEIADNLFVAEQTVKTHVSKVFAKLNLRDRAQAVVLAYESGLVTPG, from the coding sequence GTGGCGATAACGGTATTGATCGCTGACGACCAGGCGATGGTTCGGCAGGGGTTCGGTGCGCTGCTGTCCGCGCAACCCGATATCAGCGTGATCGGGGATGCGCCCGACGGCAAAACCGCTGTGGCGGAGGCGAAACGATTGCGCCCTGATGTGGTGCTCATGGATGTGCGCATGCCGGAGATGAACGGGCTCGACGCGGCCCGGGCGATTCTCTCGGCGGGCTTCGATCCGCCGGTGCGGGTGCTCATGCTCACCACCTTCGATATCGACGACTATGTGTACGAGGCACTGGGTATCGGCGCGAGCGGCTTCCTGCTCAAGGACGCCCCCGCCGAAGAACTGGTGCGCGCCGTGCGCGTGGTCGCCGCCGGTGATGCGCTACTCGCGCCGACCGTGACGCGCCGGCTCATCGCCGATGTCACCAGGCGCCGCAATCGCCGCGCCCCGGCGCCCGCGCTCTCGGTGCTCACACCGCGCGAGCGGGAGGTGCTGGAATTGGTCGCACGCGGTCTGTCCAATGCCGAGATCGCCGATAATCTTTTCGTCGCGGAACAGACCGTGAAGACCCATGTATCGAAGGTTTTCGCCAAACTGAATCTGCGTGATCGCGCGCAGGCGGTGGTGCTGGCCTACGAATCCGGGCTGGTGACACCGGGCTGA
- a CDS encoding serine/threonine-protein kinase: MLNSGDVFAGFTIERLLGQGGMGSVYLARHPRLGRLTALKLLNRELFADREIRIRFNREADLVAQLDHPNIVEVYDRGTEDEQLWISMQYIDGVDAAGVDVTMLPPERAVQIIEGVAAALDYAHTMGVLHRDVKPANIILARAVGGHGERVFLTDFGIARLREDSTHLTQRGMFTATLAYASPEQMTGAHLDHTTDQYSLACALYWLLIGAGPFDSPDPSELIRGHLQLLPPPVSLRRPGLTPAMDAVITKGMAKRPMDRFPSCSEFAKAARRALTASPGQPVYPNQPAPQLSSPPGYAPAPAAYAPPAGYPAPPQNYPPGAPAQNYPPAPAAPPGAPAQNYPPVPAAPQGYPAAYPMPSQGYPAGYPAAQQPALAPQQPIPAALPHPQTPSAHTSNPNASVPQQVAPPPSSDPANPEVPPTDSSGQLTDVVPHPVASPTPQEALYSQPTDSFPTPRVPPHSEPSPSLPGAIERSVSGTAERQPGSAVAQPEDLAAGSKPETQVAGADTRLSCDTGAESPPAVPPQSIPPGTAPVAAEPPTSLGPRPADPGAHPKHAARTSGGAPSNAADSEPQSDIPPRGEGDWQPATSTDSAPDPAEGVSESAQGSAKTAVGEPNTDGSTAASGSAPDAEGTRGRTTGADVEVTGGVPGAVDQDSMLTADSPIVAAGAEPSVESAEVRGAEVYPGPGLRHPQSGEFVPAEGGGSGAGGSAVERRWARGAAPAGSAATGAEATGAGMHFGGVDSTGSGAQFPGVESTGSGAQFSGVESTGPGAPFSGVESTGPGPQFPGVDGTGRGFGPPPGYPMNSGPQQSVPEGDGVGRSQVAALVVLGVAAVALLVMLAIVVVQVVG, translated from the coding sequence GTGTTGAACAGCGGTGACGTGTTCGCTGGTTTCACCATTGAGCGGCTGCTCGGGCAGGGCGGGATGGGATCGGTGTATCTCGCCCGCCATCCACGGCTGGGGCGGCTCACCGCCTTGAAGCTGCTGAATCGGGAGCTCTTCGCGGACAGGGAGATCCGCATTCGCTTCAATCGCGAGGCCGATCTGGTGGCGCAGCTCGATCACCCCAATATCGTCGAGGTGTACGACCGCGGCACCGAAGACGAACAGCTCTGGATCTCCATGCAGTACATCGACGGTGTCGATGCCGCCGGGGTGGATGTCACCATGCTGCCGCCGGAGCGGGCCGTGCAGATCATCGAAGGTGTCGCCGCCGCACTGGATTACGCGCACACCATGGGTGTGCTGCACCGGGATGTGAAGCCCGCCAATATCATTCTGGCGCGCGCCGTCGGCGGGCACGGCGAGCGGGTGTTCCTCACCGACTTCGGGATCGCCCGCCTGCGTGAGGATTCCACCCACCTGACCCAGCGCGGAATGTTCACCGCCACCCTGGCTTACGCCTCGCCGGAGCAGATGACCGGCGCACACCTCGACCACACCACCGATCAGTACTCCCTGGCGTGCGCCCTCTACTGGCTGCTCATCGGCGCGGGCCCCTTCGACTCCCCGGACCCGTCCGAACTCATTCGCGGCCACCTGCAACTGCTGCCCCCACCGGTCAGCCTCCGCCGCCCCGGCCTCACCCCCGCCATGGACGCGGTCATCACCAAGGGCATGGCCAAACGCCCCATGGACCGCTTCCCCTCCTGCAGCGAATTCGCCAAGGCCGCCCGACGCGCGCTCACCGCCTCCCCGGGCCAGCCCGTCTACCCGAATCAGCCTGCCCCCCAACTGTCTTCCCCACCCGGCTACGCCCCCGCACCGGCCGCCTACGCCCCACCCGCCGGCTACCCCGCCCCGCCCCAGAACTACCCGCCCGGCGCTCCGGCGCAGAACTACCCGCCTGCCCCCGCTGCCCCGCCTGGCGCTCCGGCGCAGAACTACCCGCCTGTCCCCGCTGCCCCGCAGGGCTACCCGGCCGCCTATCCGATGCCCTCGCAGGGCTATCCCGCCGGTTACCCTGCGGCGCAACAACCGGCCCTCGCCCCGCAGCAGCCGATCCCCGCCGCCCTGCCACATCCGCAGACCCCCTCCGCGCATACTTCGAACCCCAATGCCTCTGTACCGCAACAGGTCGCGCCACCGCCGTCCTCCGACCCGGCGAATCCAGAAGTGCCACCTACGGATTCATCCGGTCAGTTGACGGATGTCGTTCCGCACCCGGTGGCTTCGCCGACACCACAGGAGGCCCTGTACTCCCAACCCACCGACTCTTTCCCGACCCCAAGGGTTCCCCCGCACTCGGAGCCCTCCCCGTCCCTCCCCGGCGCCATCGAGCGATCTGTCTCCGGCACCGCTGAGCGGCAGCCCGGGAGCGCTGTTGCGCAGCCCGAAGATCTCGCTGCAGGTTCGAAGCCCGAAACGCAGGTGGCGGGCGCGGACACGCGGCTGTCGTGCGACACCGGCGCGGAGTCTCCCCCCGCAGTTCCACCACAGTCGATTCCGCCCGGGACTGCCCCTGTCGCTGCCGAACCGCCGACGAGCCTCGGGCCGCGGCCCGCAGATCCCGGCGCGCATCCGAAACATGCAGCGCGGACATCGGGCGGCGCCCCGTCGAACGCCGCCGATTCAGAGCCGCAGTCGGACATTCCGCCGCGTGGAGAAGGGGATTGGCAACCGGCGACTTCGACCGACAGCGCGCCGGACCCTGCTGAGGGAGTGTCGGAGTCTGCGCAGGGCTCGGCGAAGACCGCAGTAGGAGAGCCGAATACGGACGGGTCGACGGCGGCAAGTGGGTCGGCACCAGATGCTGAGGGCACGCGGGGCAGGACTACCGGGGCGGACGTCGAGGTGACTGGAGGGGTCCCCGGTGCGGTGGATCAGGACAGCATGCTGACAGCTGACAGTCCGATCGTGGCGGCGGGGGCGGAGCCGAGTGTCGAATCCGCGGAAGTCCGTGGTGCGGAGGTGTATCCGGGTCCGGGTTTGCGGCATCCGCAGTCCGGGGAGTTCGTGCCTGCGGAGGGCGGCGGTTCCGGGGCTGGGGGCTCGGCGGTGGAACGTAGGTGGGCTCGCGGCGCGGCACCTGCTGGGAGTGCGGCCACGGGTGCGGAGGCCACGGGCGCTGGAATGCACTTCGGCGGTGTGGATTCCACGGGGTCGGGGGCGCAGTTCCCCGGTGTGGAATCTACGGGGTCGGGGGCGCAGTTCTCCGGTGTGGAATCCACGGGGCCGGGGGCGCCATTCTCCGGTGTGGAATCCACGGGCCCCGGGCCGCAGTTCCCCGGTGTGGACGGCACGGGACGGGGGTTCGGGCCGCCGCCGGGGTATCCGATGAATTCCGGTCCGCAGCAGTCGGTTCCGGAGGGCGACGGGGTGGGGCGGTCGCAGGTTGCGGCGTTGGTGGTGCTGGGGGTGGCGGCGGTGGCGCTGCTGGTGATGTTGGCGATTGTGGTGGTGCAGGTCGTCGGGTAG
- a CDS encoding helix-turn-helix domain-containing protein has product MSEHGSTLPRRQLGRYLREGRMQCNVTIAEAAALMEWSESKLQRLETGNAEKIRVLDIKELCRIYDFDEEFTTAVVGLAQQASVKSWWHEYDDLIPEGFNVYVGLEASARGLISYQPDLIPGLLQTADYARVLISDYWPDAAREEIDRRVQLKVRRQSLLTRKRSAASLDIVLHETALRRVVGSPRIMAAQLRRVADMSTLPTIAVRVLPFSAGVPIGHTVGPFVILDFGRDSGNKPVEPTVVYLENFLGDLYLEKQAAVDRYLEAYQALQRSALDDATSRELLRKAAKEYET; this is encoded by the coding sequence ATGTCCGAGCATGGTTCTACACTGCCACGCCGTCAACTGGGGCGATATCTGCGTGAGGGGCGGATGCAATGCAATGTGACCATTGCCGAAGCGGCCGCCCTGATGGAGTGGAGCGAGTCGAAACTCCAGCGCCTGGAAACCGGTAACGCGGAAAAGATTCGCGTACTGGACATTAAGGAATTATGTCGCATATACGACTTCGATGAAGAATTCACCACCGCGGTGGTCGGCCTCGCCCAGCAGGCGAGTGTCAAGTCCTGGTGGCACGAATACGACGACCTCATTCCCGAGGGCTTCAATGTGTATGTGGGCCTGGAGGCTTCGGCCCGCGGCCTGATCTCCTACCAGCCCGATCTGATCCCCGGCCTGCTGCAGACCGCCGACTACGCGCGCGTCCTGATCAGTGATTACTGGCCGGATGCTGCACGCGAAGAGATTGACCGCAGAGTGCAATTGAAGGTGCGCCGACAGTCCCTTTTGACCAGAAAACGAAGTGCCGCAAGCCTCGATATCGTGCTGCACGAAACAGCATTACGCCGGGTCGTGGGCAGTCCGCGCATCATGGCCGCGCAACTGCGACGCGTCGCGGATATGTCGACACTCCCGACGATTGCTGTGCGTGTACTACCCTTCTCTGCGGGCGTCCCGATCGGGCATACCGTCGGGCCCTTCGTGATTCTGGATTTCGGCCGGGACAGCGGTAACAAGCCGGTCGAACCCACCGTGGTGTACCTGGAGAACTTCCTGGGCGATCTGTACCTGGAGAAGCAGGCCGCAGTCGACCGGTATCTCGAGGCGTACCAGGCACTTCAGCGTTCTGCGCTGGACGATGCCACCAGTAGGGAACTCTTGCGGAAGGCAGCGAAGGAGTACGAGACGTGA
- a CDS encoding DUF397 domain-containing protein — protein MNVDPSGVRWFKSARSTGAKECVEIAFLDSGVGVRDSKNPAGPKLVFGPAEWDNFTAALVSGNFDRV, from the coding sequence GTGAACGTCGACCCGTCCGGCGTGAGGTGGTTCAAGAGCGCGCGCAGTACCGGCGCGAAAGAATGTGTGGAAATCGCTTTTCTCGATAGCGGTGTGGGAGTGCGGGACAGCAAGAACCCGGCAGGCCCGAAACTGGTATTCGGACCGGCCGAATGGGACAACTTCACCGCCGCACTGGTGAGTGGCAACTTCGATCGCGTCTAG
- a CDS encoding ATP-dependent 6-phosphofructokinase, protein MRIGVLTGGGDCPGLNAVIRAVVRTSNGRWGDAIIGFQDGWRGLLEDRKIQILNNDRTDRLLTKGGTILGTARTNPDVLRAGLPRIKQTLDDNGIDALIPIGGEGTLTAASWLAEEGVPVVGVPKTIDNDIDCTDTTFGHDTAVAIATEAIDRLHTTAESHQRVMLVEVMGRHAGWIAMNCGIASGAHLTLVPEVPFDVDEVCAMVKRRFQRGDSHFICVVAEGAHPAPDSMSLRDGGIDEFGHVKFTGVAQQLAPEIERRIGKEVRVTVLGHVQRGGTPTPYDRVLATRFGVHAAEAVHAGNFGQMVALHGTEVDLVPLSEATKQLKLVPQDRYREAAAFFG, encoded by the coding sequence ATGCGCATCGGAGTCTTGACCGGAGGCGGAGACTGCCCAGGCCTGAACGCGGTGATCCGTGCTGTCGTTCGCACCTCGAACGGCCGCTGGGGTGATGCGATCATCGGCTTCCAGGACGGGTGGCGCGGGCTACTCGAGGATCGCAAGATCCAGATCCTGAACAATGACCGCACCGACCGGCTGCTCACCAAGGGCGGCACCATCCTCGGCACCGCGCGCACCAATCCGGATGTGCTGCGCGCCGGATTGCCGCGTATCAAGCAGACTCTCGACGACAACGGCATCGACGCCCTCATCCCCATCGGCGGCGAGGGCACGCTGACCGCGGCCAGCTGGCTGGCCGAGGAGGGCGTGCCGGTGGTCGGCGTGCCCAAGACCATCGACAATGACATCGACTGCACCGACACCACCTTCGGCCACGACACCGCGGTCGCCATTGCCACCGAGGCCATCGACCGGCTGCACACCACCGCGGAATCGCATCAGCGCGTCATGCTGGTCGAGGTCATGGGACGGCATGCCGGCTGGATCGCCATGAACTGCGGTATCGCCTCCGGTGCGCACCTGACCCTGGTGCCCGAGGTGCCGTTCGATGTGGACGAGGTCTGCGCCATGGTGAAACGCCGCTTCCAGCGCGGTGATTCGCACTTCATCTGCGTGGTCGCCGAGGGCGCGCATCCGGCTCCCGATTCGATGTCGCTGCGCGACGGCGGAATCGACGAATTCGGGCATGTGAAGTTCACCGGCGTGGCACAGCAGCTGGCTCCGGAAATCGAGCGGCGCATCGGAAAAGAGGTGCGGGTGACCGTGCTGGGCCATGTGCAGCGCGGCGGGACCCCGACACCGTACGACCGGGTGCTCGCCACCCGCTTCGGGGTGCATGCGGCAGAAGCCGTGCACGCCGGGAATTTCGGGCAGATGGTGGCGCTGCACGGAACCGAGGTCGACCTGGTACCGCTCTCGGAAGCCACCAAGCAGCTCAAACTCGTTCCGCAGGACCGCTACCGGGAAGCCGCGGCCTTCTTCGGCTGA
- a CDS encoding serine/threonine-protein kinase: MQAPPSRAGSRFGPYELRSLLGRGGMGEVYEAYDTSKDRVVAVKLLPAELAKDPSYQERFRRESQAAARLAEPHIIPIHDWGEYDGQLYIDMRLVRGQDLRSLLNTQGALPPQRAVGIVEQIAAALDAAHYSGLVHRDVKPANILVTDADFAYLADFGIARTEGETGITMAGTAVGSYAYMAPERFDDSGPVTGRADLYSLGCVLHECLTGNKPFPATNMSVLIRGHLSEAPPRPSLQHSGIPAALDDVLARALAKDPGSRYLTAGEFARAARTALAGGPVQAAPTEILQPGRVVPPAAPGTLTPTPPPAAPTTVLPSVRSSDPTVVQSNSGGYPVYTTGAFPPPEEGPGTSDLPVILPSDPTRVRVSDFHYQPLPQSAQQPQAQAQQPVWGYGAPQQPDFPYAPTPDPSLYPTSDHPRVDPEPAPSYRPRRKSMAAPISIGVLVVAIAAIAGAVGWQVLDHSRSDSSSPAVTQGNPSITVPLSGPKASTAPPAQTTVQLPAGSTPCPLVYPALNGYTGSAIGSTVTSCPFAEQVRQAYAEATSGRPGSASSVVVVSPVTNRAYTMNCTATGKLVTCIGGENAVVYVY, encoded by the coding sequence GTGCAAGCACCGCCATCGCGGGCCGGCAGCAGATTCGGGCCGTACGAGTTGCGCTCGTTGCTGGGCAGAGGCGGCATGGGGGAGGTCTACGAGGCCTACGACACCTCCAAGGATCGTGTCGTCGCCGTCAAACTGCTCCCCGCCGAACTCGCGAAAGACCCCTCCTACCAGGAACGTTTCCGTCGCGAATCGCAGGCGGCGGCGCGGCTGGCCGAACCGCACATCATCCCGATCCACGATTGGGGCGAGTACGACGGTCAGCTCTATATCGATATGCGGCTGGTGCGCGGACAGGATCTGCGCAGTCTGCTGAACACCCAGGGCGCGCTGCCGCCGCAGCGCGCGGTCGGGATTGTCGAGCAGATTGCCGCGGCCCTGGACGCGGCGCACTACTCGGGTCTGGTGCACCGCGATGTGAAGCCGGCCAATATTCTGGTGACCGATGCGGATTTCGCATATCTCGCCGACTTCGGCATCGCCCGTACCGAGGGCGAGACCGGTATCACCATGGCGGGCACCGCCGTCGGCTCGTACGCGTATATGGCTCCGGAGCGCTTCGACGACTCCGGGCCGGTGACCGGGCGCGCCGATCTGTACTCGCTCGGCTGTGTGCTGCACGAATGCCTCACCGGCAACAAGCCGTTCCCGGCGACCAATATGAGTGTGCTCATCCGCGGCCATCTTTCCGAAGCGCCGCCGCGACCGAGCCTGCAGCACTCCGGGATTCCGGCCGCGCTCGACGATGTGCTGGCGCGGGCGCTGGCCAAGGATCCGGGTAGCCGCTATCTCACGGCGGGTGAATTCGCCCGGGCCGCCCGCACCGCCCTCGCCGGCGGTCCGGTGCAGGCCGCGCCGACGGAGATCCTGCAGCCCGGCCGTGTGGTGCCCCCCGCCGCGCCCGGCACGCTGACCCCCACCCCGCCGCCCGCCGCGCCCACCACCGTGCTGCCGTCCGTCCGCAGCTCGGATCCGACCGTGGTGCAATCGAATTCCGGCGGCTACCCGGTGTACACCACCGGCGCCTTCCCACCGCCCGAGGAGGGACCGGGCACCTCGGATCTGCCGGTCATCCTGCCCTCGGACCCGACCCGGGTGCGGGTCAGCGATTTCCACTATCAGCCGCTGCCGCAGAGCGCGCAGCAGCCACAGGCGCAGGCGCAGCAGCCGGTATGGGGCTACGGTGCGCCGCAGCAGCCGGATTTCCCGTATGCGCCCACGCCCGATCCCTCGCTGTACCCGACCTCGGATCATCCCCGGGTGGATCCGGAGCCCGCGCCGTCCTACCGGCCGCGCCGCAAATCGATGGCGGCGCCGATATCGATCGGCGTGCTGGTGGTCGCCATTGCCGCGATCGCCGGTGCGGTGGGCTGGCAGGTTCTGGACCATTCCCGCAGCGACTCATCGAGTCCGGCTGTGACGCAGGGCAATCCGAGCATCACCGTGCCGCTGTCGGGACCGAAGGCCTCGACCGCTCCCCCGGCGCAGACCACCGTCCAGCTGCCGGCGGGTTCGACTCCCTGTCCACTGGTCTATCCGGCGCTCAACGGTTACACCGGCTCCGCGATCGGATCCACTGTTACCAGTTGCCCTTTCGCGGAACAGGTTCGCCAGGCATATGCCGAGGCGACTTCGGGCCGGCCGGGTTCGGCAAGTAGTGTGGTGGTTGTCAGCCCGGTAACAAATCGGGCGTACACGATGAACTGCACGGCGACAGGGAAATTGGTCACCTGCATCGGTGGTGAGAACGCGGTGGTGTATGTCTACTGA
- a CDS encoding response regulator transcription factor, translating to MLVVDDQELVRGGLRRILRRRDGFAVSECADGDEVPAAVSAHRPDVVLMDLRMKRIGGIEATRTLRGRPDAPPVLVLTTFDDDQLLSGALRAGAAGFLLKDSPAEDLIRAVRTVALGGSWLDPSVTPRVLTAYRSARPTPAPADSRLTELTARELEVLELIAKGRVNTEIARALGISEVTVKSHVGHIFGKLGLRDRAAAIVFAFDHGVVAPGESNS from the coding sequence GTGCTGGTGGTCGACGATCAGGAGCTGGTGCGCGGCGGCCTGCGCCGAATTCTGCGCCGCCGTGACGGTTTCGCGGTGAGCGAATGCGCCGACGGCGATGAGGTGCCGGCCGCGGTCAGCGCGCACCGCCCGGACGTGGTGCTGATGGATCTGCGAATGAAGCGCATCGGCGGTATCGAGGCCACCCGCACGCTGCGGGGCCGCCCCGACGCACCGCCGGTGCTGGTGCTCACCACCTTCGATGATGATCAATTGCTATCAGGCGCATTACGCGCGGGCGCGGCGGGATTCCTGCTCAAGGATTCCCCCGCCGAGGATCTGATCCGCGCGGTGCGCACCGTGGCGCTGGGCGGCTCCTGGCTGGATCCGTCGGTCACTCCGCGAGTGCTGACGGCATACCGGTCGGCACGTCCGACACCGGCCCCGGCCGACAGCCGCCTCACCGAATTGACCGCACGCGAACTCGAGGTGCTCGAGCTCATTGCCAAGGGGCGTGTCAACACGGAGATCGCACGCGCCCTCGGTATCTCGGAGGTAACCGTAAAAAGCCACGTGGGGCACATTTTCGGGAAGCTCGGCCTGCGCGATCGGGCCGCGGCGATCGTGTTCGCGTTTGACCACGGTGTGGTTGCACCCGGAGAATCCAACTCTTGA